The proteins below are encoded in one region of Pseudomonas putida NBRC 14164:
- the phaC gene encoding class II poly(R)-hydroxyalkanoic acid synthase, translating to MTDKPGKGTKTLPATSMNVQNAILGLRGRDLVSTLRRVGRHGLTNPLHTARHLLAFGSQLGRVMLGDTPYQPNPRDGRFSDPTWSQNPFYRRGLQAYLAWQKQTRQWIDESHLDDDDRARAHFLFGMIYDALAPSNSLLNPLAVKELLNTGGQSLVRGVAHLLDDLRHNDGLPRQVDERAFEVGGSLAATPGAVVFRNELLELIQYKPMSEKQHARPLLVVPPQINKFYIFDMQAHNSFVQYMLKNGLQVFMISWRNPDPRHREWGLSSYVQALEEALNACRSISGNRDPNLMGACAGGLTMAALQGHLQAKHQLRKIRSATYLVSLLDSKFDSPASLFADEQTVEAAKRRSYQRGVLDGGEVARIFAWMRPNDLIWNYWVNNYLLGKAPPAFDILYWNADNTRLPAALHGDLLDFFKHNPLTHPAGLEVCGTPIDLKQVDLDSFTVAGSNDHITPWDAVYRSALLLGGDRRFVLANSGHIQSIINPPGNPKAYYLENPKLSGDPRAWFYEAKRSDGSWWPLWLEWITPRSGPLKAPRTELGNSTYPPLGPAPGTYVLTR from the coding sequence GGCACGGCACCTGTTGGCGTTCGGCAGCCAGCTGGGTCGCGTGATGCTGGGCGACACGCCCTACCAGCCCAACCCTCGCGATGGCCGCTTCAGCGACCCGACCTGGAGCCAGAACCCGTTTTATCGCCGTGGCCTGCAGGCCTATCTGGCCTGGCAGAAGCAGACGCGCCAGTGGATCGACGAAAGTCACCTGGACGACGATGACCGCGCCCGTGCGCACTTTCTGTTTGGCATGATCTATGACGCCCTGGCACCGAGCAACTCGCTGCTCAACCCGCTGGCGGTCAAAGAACTGCTGAACACCGGCGGGCAAAGCCTGGTGCGTGGCGTGGCCCACTTGCTCGACGACCTGCGCCACAACGACGGCCTGCCGCGCCAGGTGGACGAACGTGCCTTCGAGGTAGGTGGCAGCCTGGCGGCAACGCCCGGCGCGGTGGTGTTTCGCAACGAGCTGTTGGAGCTGATCCAGTACAAGCCGATGAGCGAAAAACAGCACGCCAGGCCCTTGCTGGTGGTGCCGCCGCAAATCAACAAGTTCTATATCTTCGACATGCAGGCGCACAACAGCTTCGTCCAGTACATGCTCAAGAACGGCCTGCAGGTGTTCATGATCAGTTGGCGCAACCCCGACCCGCGCCACCGCGAATGGGGCCTGTCCTCCTACGTACAGGCCCTGGAAGAAGCGCTGAACGCCTGCCGCAGCATCAGCGGCAACCGCGACCCCAACCTGATGGGTGCCTGCGCCGGCGGCCTGACCATGGCCGCACTGCAGGGCCACCTGCAGGCCAAGCATCAGTTGCGCAAGATCCGCAGCGCCACTTACCTGGTGAGCCTGCTCGACAGCAAGTTCGACAGCCCGGCCAGCCTGTTCGCCGACGAGCAGACGGTAGAGGCCGCCAAGCGCCGTTCCTATCAACGGGGCGTGCTGGACGGCGGCGAAGTCGCCAGGATTTTCGCCTGGATGCGCCCCAACGACCTGATCTGGAACTACTGGGTCAACAACTACCTGTTGGGCAAAGCCCCACCCGCGTTCGACATCCTGTACTGGAACGCCGACAACACACGCCTGCCTGCGGCACTGCACGGGGACTTGCTGGACTTTTTCAAGCACAACCCGCTCACCCACCCGGCAGGCCTGGAAGTGTGCGGCACGCCCATCGACCTCAAGCAGGTCGACCTGGACAGCTTTACCGTGGCCGGCAGCAACGACCACATCACGCCATGGGACGCCGTGTACCGCTCGGCCTTGCTGCTCGGTGGCGACCGGCGTTTCGTGCTGGCCAACAGCGGGCACATCCAGAGCATCATCAACCCGCCGGGCAACCCCAAGGCCTACTACCTGGAAAACCCCAAACTGTCCGGCGACCCGCGCGCCTGGTTCTACGAGGCCAAGCGCAGCGACGGCAGTTGGTGGCCCTTGTGGCTGGAATGGATCACACCGCGCTCCGGCCCGCTCAAGGCTCCCCGTACCGAGCTGGGCAACAGTACCTATCCACCGCTCGGCCCGGCGCCAGGCACCTATGTCCTGACCCGATGA
- a CDS encoding TetR/AcrR family transcriptional regulator, which produces MKTRDRILECALQLFNQQGEPNVSTLEIANELGISPGNLYYHFHGKEPLVLGLFERFEEALMPLLDPPLDVRLDAEDYWLFLHLIVEHMAQYRFLFQDLSNLTGRLPKLARGMRSLINALKRTLAALLASLKGQGLVESETQALGQLVEQITMTLLFSLDYQRVLGREADVGIVVYQVMMLVAPHLQPQARAAAEQLAVRYLEG; this is translated from the coding sequence ATGAAGACCCGCGACCGTATCCTCGAATGCGCCCTGCAACTGTTCAACCAGCAGGGCGAACCGAACGTATCCACCCTAGAGATTGCCAACGAACTGGGTATCAGTCCGGGCAACCTGTACTACCACTTCCATGGCAAGGAGCCCTTGGTGCTGGGCCTTTTCGAGCGCTTCGAAGAAGCGCTGATGCCCCTGCTCGACCCGCCCCTGGACGTGCGCCTGGACGCCGAGGACTACTGGCTGTTCCTGCACCTTATCGTCGAGCACATGGCCCAGTACCGCTTTCTGTTCCAGGACCTGTCCAACCTCACCGGCCGCCTGCCCAAGCTGGCGCGCGGCATGCGCAGCCTGATCAATGCACTCAAGCGTACGCTGGCGGCGTTGCTCGCCAGCCTCAAGGGCCAGGGGTTGGTAGAGAGTGAGACCCAGGCGCTGGGGCAACTGGTGGAGCAGATCACAATGACGCTGCTGTTCTCGCTGGATTACCAGCGGGTGCTGGGACGCGAGGCGGATGTGGGAATTGTGGTGTATCAGGTGATGATGCTGGTGGCGCCCCATCTGCAGCCACAGGCGCGGGCGGCGGCGGAGCAGTTGGCGGTGCGCTATCTGGAGGGGTAG
- a CDS encoding phasin family protein yields the protein MAGKKNTEKEGSSWVGGIEKYSRKIWLAGLGIYSKVDQDGPKLFDSLVKDGEKAEKQAKKTAEDVAETAKSSTTSRVSGVKDLAMGKWSELEEAFDKRLNSAISRLGVPSRNEIKALHQQVDSLTKQIEKLTGASVTPISSRAAASKPAASKAAAKPLAKAAAAKPAAKTAAAKPAAKTAAAKPAAKPAAKPAAAKPAAKPAAPKPAAAKKPAVKKAPAKPAAAKPAAPAANAAPAATAAPAPVAAPASSAPSAPNGTGTLI from the coding sequence ATGGCTGGCAAGAAGAACACCGAAAAAGAAGGCAGCTCCTGGGTCGGCGGGATCGAGAAGTACTCCCGCAAGATCTGGCTGGCGGGGCTGGGTATCTATTCGAAAGTCGACCAGGACGGCCCGAAGCTGTTCGACTCGTTGGTGAAAGATGGCGAGAAGGCCGAGAAGCAGGCGAAGAAGACGGCTGAAGATGTAGCCGAAACCGCCAAGTCGTCGACCACTTCGCGCGTGTCTGGCGTGAAGGACCTTGCGATGGGCAAGTGGAGCGAACTCGAAGAGGCCTTCGACAAGCGCCTGAACAGCGCCATCTCGCGCCTGGGCGTGCCGAGCCGCAACGAGATCAAGGCCCTGCACCAGCAGGTGGACAGCCTGACCAAGCAGATCGAGAAGCTGACCGGTGCTTCGGTTACGCCGATTTCGTCGCGCGCTGCGGCTTCCAAGCCGGCTGCGAGCAAGGCAGCGGCCAAGCCACTGGCCAAGGCAGCGGCGGCCAAGCCTGCTGCTAAAACGGCGGCGGCCAAACCTGCAGCTAAAACGGCAGCGGCCAAACCTGCAGCAAAGCCTGCGGCCAAACCTGCAGCTGCCAAGCCGGCGGCAAAACCGGCAGCGCCCAAGCCAGCGGCAGCGAAGAAACCTGCGGTGAAGAAAGCACCGGCCAAACCGGCAGCCGCCAAACCTGCAGCGCCAGCGGCCAATGCCGCCCCGGCCGCTACCGCAGCACCGGCACCTGTAGCCGCCCCGGCCAGCAGCGCACCGTCGGCACCAAACGGCACCGGTACCCTGATCTGA